In Phoenix dactylifera cultivar Barhee BC4 chromosome 11, palm_55x_up_171113_PBpolish2nd_filt_p, whole genome shotgun sequence, the following are encoded in one genomic region:
- the LOC103718238 gene encoding ribosome maturation protein SBDS, with translation MSKSLVQPIGQKRLTNVAIVRLKKHGIRFEIACYKNKVLSWRSGVEKDLDEVLQSQIVYANVSKGILAKSKDLIAAFGTDDQSKICLEILEKGELQVAGKERESQLSSQFRDIATIVMQKTINPETQRPYTISMIERIMHEIHFAVDPHTSSKKQALEVIRELEKHFPIKRSPMRLRLIVPEKNFSVLMDKLNGWNASIVSKDESGNQLSVVCEIEPGLFRDCDALVRNLQGRLEILAVSVHVEGDSHVDQYDDTEDLPSKSTKESVFMVQINERLQKQKISAETRSGEEQVKQNRCSTCDAVVGDAKQYREHFKSEWHKHNLKRKTRQLPPLTAEECLADMEVGDLKADLKEYSF, from the exons ATGTCGAAGAGTTTGGTCCAGCCGATCGGGCAGAAGCGGCTGACGAACGTGGCTATCGTCCGCCTCAAGAAGCACGGCATCCGCTTCGAGATCGCCTGCTACAAGAACAAGGTCCTTTCTTGGCGCTCCGGAGT TGAAAAAGATTTGGATGAAGTCCTGCAGTCACAAATTGTTTACGCAAATGTTTCTAAAGGAATTCTTGCAAAATCAAAGGATTTGATTGCAGCTTTTGGCACTGATGATCAGTCAAAAATATGCTTGGAG ATTCTGGAAAAAGGAGAGCTTCAAGTTGCTGGGAAGGAGAGAGAGTCTCAGCTATCAAGTCAGTTCCGGGATATTGCAACAATAGTTATGCAGAAGACTATCAATCCAGAAACTCAGCGCCCTTATACGATCAGCATGATCGAGAGGATTATGCATGAAATTCATTTTGCAGTGGATCCTCATACCAGCTCAAAGAAACAG gCTCTGGAAGTTATACGTGAGCTTGAAAAACACTTCCCTATAAAGCGATCCCCAATGAGACTTCGGCTTATTGTACctgagaagaatttttctgtTCTCATGGATAAGCTCAATGGATGGAATGCTAGCATTGTTTCAAAGGATGAATCTGGAAATCAGCTATCTGTT GTCTGTGAAATAGAACCTGGTCTTTTCCGTGATTGTGATGCTCTAGTGAGAAATTTGCAAGGGAGGTTGGAAATACTTGCTGTGTCAGTGCATGTGGAGGGGGATTCTCATGTAGACCAGTATGATGATACTGAAGACCTTCCCTCAAAGTCCACGAAGGAATCAGTTTTTATGGTCCAAATAAATGAGAGATTACAGAAGCAGAAGATTTCTGCCGAAACTAGAAGTGGTGAAGAGCAGGTCAAGCAGAACAGATGTAGCACGTGTGATGCCGTTGTAGGAGATGCGAAACAATATAGGGAGCActtcaaatccgaatggcacaAGCATAACCTGAAGAGAAAGACGAGGCAGCTTCCTCCACTAACTGCTGAGGAATGCTTAGCTGACATGGAAGTGGGTGATTTGAAGGCGGATctgaaggaatattccttctGA
- the LOC103718239 gene encoding protein SICKLE-like isoform X1, translating into MEDSAKRRQRLQAMRLEAEATTSSSYQSLNSSVPPSLPSPQLSNPLLDPPPAAESSPPARRFDYYTDPMSAFSGAKRKGGPGAYCSPTPPLSRPNVGPRTYHTSPHQLHTTESQGSTLYQMLPHFPPDTSWRSPVQYSAPYTSCEGTPVGGFSVLTRPRGSSAGYYPSTPLSGSFSPHYGRGGSHVSPPGMRGSPHSNSGRGRGGRFSGNRSPQWTGGRGYSSYCTGSGRQEIDHYYLKSMVKDPWRKLNPIVGDITKPRNWSLDSKKAEVAERGNEYGFSKTGCLAQFLADEEAASET; encoded by the exons ATGGAGGACTCCGCCAAGAGGAGACAGAGACTCCAAGCCATGCGCTTGGAGGcagaggccaccacctcctcctcctatcAAAGCCTCAACTCTTCCGTTCCGCCGTCTCTACCTTCGCCTCAGCTCTCTAACCCTCTTCTCGacccgccgccggccgccgagaGCTCGCCACCGGCCCGCAGGTTCGACTACTACACAGACCCCATGTCGGCCTTCTCCGGTGCCAAGAGGAAGGGCGGCCCCGGTGCCTATTGCTCTCCGACCCCCCCTCTCTCACGCCCTAATG TTGGACCAAGGACCTATCATACGAGTCCTCATCAATTACATACAACTGAGTCTCAAGGTTCTACTTTGTATCAAATGCTGCCACATTTTCCCCCAGACACCTCATGGAGAAGCCCTGTTCAATATTCAGCTCCATACACAAGCTGCGAAGGAACTCCTGTTGGTGGCTTCAGTGTCTTGACTAGACCTCGTGGTTCCTCTGCCGGCTACTATCCCTCAACTCCTTTAAGCGGCAGTTTCAGCCCTCACTATGGACGAGGAGGCAGCCATGTGAGTCCTCCAGGAATGAGAGGTAGCCCGCATTCAAATTCTGGTAGAGGCAGAGGTGGGCGATTCAGTGGCAACCGCAGTCCACAGTGGACTGGAGGACGGGGCTACAGCTCCTATTGTACTGGTTCAGGCCGGCAggaaattgatcactactaccTGAAGTCCATGGTAAAAGACCCATGGCGTAAGTTAAATCCTATTGTTGGTGATATAACCAAGCCAAGGAATTGGTCTCTTGACTCGAAGAAAGCAGAGGTTGCTGAGCGTGGCAACGAGTACGGTTTTTCTAAAACAGGCTGCCTGGCTCAGTTTCTTGCAGATGAAGAGGCTGCCAGTGAGACGTAG
- the LOC103718239 gene encoding uncharacterized protein LOC103718239 isoform X2 has protein sequence MVHQEEHPSHDLHGQNKQHKPIARYKDSKLTFHNLFSFSMIGPRTYHTSPHQLHTTESQGSTLYQMLPHFPPDTSWRSPVQYSAPYTSCEGTPVGGFSVLTRPRGSSAGYYPSTPLSGSFSPHYGRGGSHVSPPGMRGSPHSNSGRGRGGRFSGNRSPQWTGGRGYSSYCTGSGRQEIDHYYLKSMVKDPWRKLNPIVGDITKPRNWSLDSKKAEVAERGNEYGFSKTGCLAQFLADEEAASET, from the exons ATGGTCCACCAGGAAGAACATCCTTCACATGATCTGCATGGTCAAAACAAGCAGCATAAACCCATTGCTAGATACAAAGACTCAAAACTCACCTTCCACAATCTCTTCAGTTTCTCAATGA TTGGACCAAGGACCTATCATACGAGTCCTCATCAATTACATACAACTGAGTCTCAAGGTTCTACTTTGTATCAAATGCTGCCACATTTTCCCCCAGACACCTCATGGAGAAGCCCTGTTCAATATTCAGCTCCATACACAAGCTGCGAAGGAACTCCTGTTGGTGGCTTCAGTGTCTTGACTAGACCTCGTGGTTCCTCTGCCGGCTACTATCCCTCAACTCCTTTAAGCGGCAGTTTCAGCCCTCACTATGGACGAGGAGGCAGCCATGTGAGTCCTCCAGGAATGAGAGGTAGCCCGCATTCAAATTCTGGTAGAGGCAGAGGTGGGCGATTCAGTGGCAACCGCAGTCCACAGTGGACTGGAGGACGGGGCTACAGCTCCTATTGTACTGGTTCAGGCCGGCAggaaattgatcactactaccTGAAGTCCATGGTAAAAGACCCATGGCGTAAGTTAAATCCTATTGTTGGTGATATAACCAAGCCAAGGAATTGGTCTCTTGACTCGAAGAAAGCAGAGGTTGCTGAGCGTGGCAACGAGTACGGTTTTTCTAAAACAGGCTGCCTGGCTCAGTTTCTTGCAGATGAAGAGGCTGCCAGTGAGACGTAG
- the LOC103718242 gene encoding 1,2-dihydroxy-3-keto-5-methylthiopentene dioxygenase 1, protein MALEAWLIDESDDEDQRLPHHRNPKEFVSLGKLEDLGILYWHLDPKNYENDEELKKIRESRGYNYMDLLELCPGKVENYEEKLKNFYREHIHADEEIRYCLEGSGYFDVRDKEDHWIRIWIKEGDMIVLPAGIYHRFTLDTSNYVKLMRLFVGEPVWTAFNRPQEEHPARQGYIKNLFENSGVALEAH, encoded by the exons ATGGCTCTAGAG GCTTGGTTGATAGATGAGAGCGATGATGAGGACCAGAGGCTTCCACACCATCGGAACCCAAAAGAGTTTGTATCCCTGGGCAAGCTTGAAG ATCTCGGGATTTTGTATTGGCATTTGGATCCCAAAAACTATGAGAATGATGAAGAACTGAAGAAAATTCGAGAAAGCAGAGGATACAACTATATG GACCTTCTGGAGTTATGCCCTGGGAAAGTTGAGAATTACGAGGAAAAATTGAAGAACTTTTACCGAGAGCACATCCATGCTGATGAAGAGATCCGTTATTGTTTGGAAGGAAGTGGGTACTTTGATGTGCGGGACAAAGAGGATCACTGGATACGAATTTGGATCAAGGAAGGGGACATGATTGTGTTGCCTGCCGGAATCTACCATCGCTTCACATTGGATACTTCAAACTATGTAAAG CTAATGAGGTTGTTTGTTGGGGAACCTGTTTGGACTGCTTTCAACCGCCCCCAGGAGGAGCATCCAGCAAGGCAAGGATATATCAAGAATCTGTTTGAGAATTCTGGTGTTGCTCTTGAGGCACATTAG